A DNA window from Kitasatospora atroaurantiaca contains the following coding sequences:
- a CDS encoding FAD-dependent oxidoreductase, whose protein sequence is MLVPTGGGAGGDEEDAMTGDSSRGGHAVVAGAGIGGLLAARVLSETYPRVTVVERDALPKGGVPRRGVPQSHHAHGVLSRGFEVLEELFPGLGEDLVAEGALVRDAQADVRWFNDGYELRRAHSGLPCLMVSRPALERYLRSRVAALPGVEIHDRSEVLEPVADGDGTRVTGVRLLRVNTEPETLPADLFVDSTGRGNRGATWLRALGYEPPGEERVDSRVVYVSREYRRRPGDAEADAYVVGASAAAPRGGVALSGEGDRWLVTLFGMNGDDPPVDPEGYHRFAERLPVPDLHRLLVRLEPLTEPRLMRIPVSIRRRYDRLDRFPQGYLVFGDALCQFNPSYGQGMTVAACEAVALRECLAQGNGDAAARRFFRRAAEAADVPWDMSVGGDLRFPFVEGRRTLRVKLLNRYVARLHQAAAEDSEVGRAFLWVANLKSPPQRLFAPGVLSRVLRRPSAAAAPPPARMPAESR, encoded by the coding sequence ATGCTCGTTCCCACCGGCGGAGGCGCCGGCGGGGACGAGGAGGACGCCATGACGGGTGACAGCAGTAGGGGCGGTCACGCGGTCGTCGCGGGGGCGGGGATCGGGGGGCTGCTGGCGGCCCGGGTGCTGTCGGAGACGTACCCGCGGGTCACGGTGGTCGAGCGGGACGCGCTGCCGAAGGGCGGGGTGCCGCGCCGCGGAGTGCCGCAGAGCCACCACGCGCACGGGGTGCTGTCCCGGGGCTTCGAGGTGCTGGAGGAGCTGTTCCCGGGCCTCGGCGAGGACTTGGTCGCCGAGGGCGCGTTGGTCCGGGACGCGCAGGCGGACGTGCGGTGGTTCAACGACGGGTACGAGCTGCGCCGGGCGCACTCCGGCCTGCCCTGCCTGATGGTGAGTCGACCCGCGCTGGAGCGGTACCTGCGCTCGAGGGTGGCGGCGCTACCGGGGGTGGAGATCCACGACCGGTCCGAGGTGCTGGAACCGGTGGCGGACGGGGACGGCACCCGCGTCACCGGGGTAAGGCTGCTGCGGGTCAACACCGAGCCCGAGACGTTGCCCGCCGACCTGTTCGTGGACTCGACCGGGCGCGGCAACCGCGGCGCGACCTGGCTGCGGGCCCTGGGCTACGAGCCGCCGGGGGAGGAGCGGGTCGACTCCCGGGTGGTGTACGTCTCCCGCGAGTACCGGCGCCGGCCGGGCGACGCCGAGGCGGACGCGTACGTGGTCGGCGCCTCGGCAGCGGCTCCGCGCGGCGGGGTCGCGCTCAGCGGCGAGGGGGACCGCTGGCTGGTGACCCTTTTCGGGATGAACGGCGACGACCCGCCGGTCGACCCGGAGGGCTACCACCGGTTCGCGGAGCGGCTGCCGGTGCCCGACCTGCACCGGCTCCTGGTGCGGCTGGAGCCGCTGACCGAGCCGCGGCTGATGCGCATCCCGGTGTCGATCCGGCGGCGCTACGACAGGCTCGACCGGTTCCCGCAGGGCTACCTGGTGTTCGGCGACGCGCTCTGCCAGTTCAACCCGTCCTATGGGCAGGGCATGACGGTCGCGGCCTGCGAGGCGGTCGCGCTGCGCGAGTGCCTGGCGCAGGGGAACGGCGACGCGGCGGCCCGGCGGTTCTTCCGGCGGGCCGCCGAGGCGGCCGACGTGCCGTGGGACATGTCGGTCGGAGGCGACCTGCGCTTCCCGTTCGTGGAGGGCCGGCGCACCCTGCGTGTGAAGCTCCTCAACCGGTACGTGGCCCGGCTGCACCAGGCGGCGGCCGAGGACTCGGAGGTCGGACGGGCCTTCCTGTGGGTGGCCAACCTGAAGTCGCCGCCGCAGCGGCTGTTCGCGCCGGGAGTGCTGAGCAGGGTGCTCCGGCGGCCGTCCGCCGCGGCGGCGCCGCCGCCGGCGCGGATGCCGGCGGAGTCGCGGTAA
- a CDS encoding MTH1187 family thiamine-binding protein: MIVAFSVTPLGIGEDVGEAVAAAVKVVRASGLPSRTDAMFTSIEGDWDEVMPVVRAAIDAVKAYSNRVSTVIKIDDRAGVTGGLTAKVESVERHLAALDGR, from the coding sequence ATGATCGTCGCGTTTTCGGTGACGCCGCTGGGGATCGGCGAGGACGTCGGGGAGGCGGTGGCCGCCGCGGTGAAGGTGGTGCGGGCGAGCGGCCTGCCGAGCCGGACGGACGCCATGTTCACCAGCATCGAGGGCGACTGGGACGAAGTGATGCCCGTGGTCCGGGCGGCGATCGACGCGGTCAAGGCGTACAGCAACCGGGTCAGCACGGTGATCAAGATCGACGACCGGGCGGGGGTCACGGGCGGGCTGACGGCCAAGGTGGAGTCGGTCGAGCGGCACCTGGCCGCGCTGGACGGGCGCTAG
- a CDS encoding DUF3592 domain-containing protein, with translation MESLRTAQAVAGVLVSLLGVAVAVGSVRWARRHRHVLTTGLEAQAVCLNTYVDDDSSPSPHAILSFRTHDGAEIRAADKSGQARTTGDVVTVRYLPTDPMRAYPVDAGTRDTAISLVAILAIAALFTAGGIALSVASLHTG, from the coding sequence ATGGAGTCGCTGAGAACGGCGCAGGCGGTCGCGGGTGTGCTGGTGTCGCTGCTCGGGGTGGCCGTCGCCGTAGGCTCCGTCCGCTGGGCGAGGCGGCATCGGCATGTGCTCACGACCGGGCTCGAGGCGCAGGCGGTGTGCCTGAACACCTACGTCGATGACGATTCGTCGCCGAGCCCGCACGCGATCCTGTCGTTCCGTACGCACGACGGCGCCGAGATCAGGGCGGCCGACAAGTCCGGACAGGCGCGCACCACCGGCGACGTGGTAACCGTGCGCTACCTGCCCACGGACCCGATGCGCGCGTACCCGGTGGACGCCGGTACCCGCGACACCGCCATCTCCTTGGTGGCCATCCTGGCGATCGCCGCGCTGTTCACGGCCGGCGGCATCGCCCTCTCGGTGGCCAGCCTCCACACCGGTTGA
- a CDS encoding aminotransferase class I/II-fold pyridoxal phosphate-dependent enzyme, whose product MEAPLFEMLAWHELVEAERQQPGGRLFISDYNGGHPFVEEYLGELARTPPYRLADVTRYAGIDEDSALRSKIAELHRRHDGVEYSPGQVIPAAGSSGLLGTFSLWLTLSGIKRVHYLPPVYYKLAYFFRTFGIEPVKAAHRHAHQPDPDLRLPDERTVLIMTDPVWYAGRRVPRHLLEYIGDWQRDTGSLVFVDGTFQYMRWDGELREDSALLPAEQTLRLVCPTKYLSIHGYRCARNDAVPPSSSRHGSGSLSHAAVFAYCPPATEANRLTTGTVASRSRPLRYRAASTETFIVLAASCSVSAFRSTTGSPSSGPAATDSVLNPGLP is encoded by the coding sequence ATGGAGGCACCGCTGTTCGAGATGCTCGCCTGGCACGAGCTGGTCGAGGCGGAGCGGCAGCAGCCTGGTGGACGACTGTTCATCTCCGACTACAACGGCGGGCACCCGTTCGTGGAGGAGTACCTCGGCGAACTGGCTCGTACCCCGCCGTACCGGCTGGCCGACGTCACCCGCTACGCGGGCATCGACGAGGACTCCGCGCTCCGGTCGAAGATCGCCGAACTGCACCGGCGTCATGACGGCGTCGAGTACTCGCCCGGGCAGGTCATTCCGGCTGCCGGGTCCAGCGGCCTGCTCGGCACGTTCAGCCTCTGGCTCACGCTCTCCGGCATCAAGCGGGTGCACTACCTGCCGCCGGTGTACTACAAACTCGCCTATTTCTTCAGGACGTTCGGCATCGAGCCGGTGAAGGCCGCGCACCGTCACGCGCACCAGCCTGATCCGGATCTGAGGCTGCCCGATGAACGCACTGTGCTGATCATGACCGACCCTGTCTGGTACGCCGGACGGCGGGTGCCCCGACACCTGCTGGAGTACATCGGAGACTGGCAGCGCGACACGGGCTCGCTCGTGTTCGTCGACGGCACCTTCCAGTACATGCGCTGGGACGGCGAGTTGCGCGAGGACTCCGCACTGCTGCCGGCCGAGCAGACGCTGCGCCTGGTATGCCCGACCAAGTACCTGTCCATCCACGGCTACCGCTGCGCGCGCAACGACGCCGTGCCGCCGTCGAGCAGCCGCCACGGCTCGGGGTCGCTGTCCCACGCGGCGGTGTTCGCGTACTGTCCGCCCGCCACTGAAGCGAACCGGTTGACCACCGGCACCGTAGCGTCAAGATCCAGGCCGCTGCGGTACAGGGCAGCCAGCACCGAGACCTTCATCGTGCTGGCGGCGTCGTGCAGCGTATCCGCGTTCCGCAGCACCACCGGCTCGCCCTCGAGCGGTCCCGCGGCCACCGACAGTGTGCTCAACCCGGGCCTCCCATAG
- a CDS encoding polysaccharide deacetylase family protein translates to MYHSVDAYEEDPALLTVRPERFARQMEWLHRRGLRGVGVAELLRARAQGKAGSLVGLTFDDGYQDFARHVLPILDARGFSATVYVVAGLIGGHNAWDADLPRKELITGEEVKSLADAGVEIGSHSLNHVRMTGLGAAELADETVRSREILEEITGRPVNSFCYPYGAVDAAAVSAVRAAGYHHACAIDHSALTSCWALPRCYVGDRDGGWRLRAKQARHVARDLRLAKLSHRDDGTRQPDTDDPALPGGGLPDEPLFTPRSPTGRSSA, encoded by the coding sequence ATGTATCACTCGGTGGACGCCTACGAGGAGGACCCGGCTCTGCTGACGGTCCGCCCCGAGCGGTTCGCCCGGCAGATGGAATGGCTGCACCGACGCGGACTGCGTGGCGTCGGCGTGGCCGAGCTGCTGCGCGCCCGCGCTCAGGGAAAGGCCGGCTCCCTGGTGGGTCTCACCTTCGACGACGGCTATCAGGACTTCGCCCGGCATGTCCTGCCGATTCTCGACGCGCGGGGCTTCAGCGCCACGGTGTACGTGGTCGCCGGCCTCATCGGCGGGCACAACGCCTGGGACGCGGACTTGCCACGCAAGGAGCTGATCACCGGCGAGGAGGTCAAGTCACTGGCTGACGCGGGGGTGGAGATCGGCTCGCACAGCCTCAACCACGTCCGTATGACGGGACTCGGCGCCGCCGAGCTGGCCGACGAGACCGTCCGGAGCCGGGAGATCCTCGAGGAGATCACAGGTCGCCCGGTGAACAGCTTCTGCTACCCGTACGGTGCAGTGGACGCCGCAGCGGTCTCAGCCGTCCGTGCGGCGGGCTACCACCACGCCTGCGCCATCGATCACTCCGCCCTCACCAGCTGCTGGGCGCTGCCCCGCTGCTACGTCGGGGACCGCGACGGCGGCTGGCGGCTGCGTGCCAAGCAGGCCCGTCACGTAGCGCGGGACCTTCGCCTGGCGAAGCTGTCCCACCGCGACGACGGAACGCGGCAACCCGACACCGACGATCCCGCCCTCCCCGGCGGGGGGCTTCCCGACGAGCCACTGTTCACGCCCCGGAGCCCGACCGGCAGGAGTTCTGCATGA
- a CDS encoding GNAT family N-acetyltransferase, whose translation MTHRPSAPASPSPPPAPSQPTAYPAPPSAGTSEPADPATPTTASSAHRLPSPAGPQEWSVSVCRDGQALTDLATEWDDLLDRCSTATPFQCHAWLDSWWRTYGRPGRLRLVLVRHRGRLVAAAALMLMLRPLPVLVPVGAGLSDFGDILLDDTCADEAAAALVRALPIHRPWSLLDMREVRPTAATQRLVTHWPGARQRLPDSLCQHLPGVPMEEVLQRMSTQTAKRTRRKLRRNASEGVVVRHTPPEEMPRAIADMLRLHELQWRGRGATPEHLRERFAGHLTRAATTMAAADRVAVHEFLLDGELIACHLTVLSPSLIGLYLYGVHPKARERLDISGMLLGECAALATQTGRTEVNLLRGTEPYKQRWRPSKTRNDRLLLGGTAAIAVYGSAVRLRAAALRHARAHLPWLAEVRSQLRNLRAPRRT comes from the coding sequence ATGACGCACCGCCCCTCAGCCCCCGCTTCACCGTCGCCCCCGCCCGCCCCTTCCCAGCCGACGGCGTACCCCGCACCCCCCTCGGCCGGAACATCGGAGCCCGCGGACCCCGCCACGCCGACCACCGCGTCGTCGGCTCACCGCCTCCCCTCGCCGGCCGGCCCGCAGGAATGGTCGGTCTCGGTCTGCCGGGACGGCCAAGCCCTTACCGACCTGGCCACGGAGTGGGACGACCTGCTGGACCGCTGCTCCACGGCCACCCCCTTCCAGTGCCACGCCTGGCTGGATTCCTGGTGGCGGACCTACGGTCGCCCAGGACGCCTGCGCCTGGTGCTGGTAAGACATCGAGGCCGGCTGGTCGCTGCCGCAGCGCTGATGCTGATGCTGCGCCCGCTGCCTGTCCTGGTCCCCGTCGGGGCCGGACTCAGCGACTTCGGTGACATCCTCCTCGACGACACCTGTGCCGACGAAGCCGCCGCCGCGCTCGTCCGCGCTCTTCCCATCCACCGTCCGTGGTCCCTGCTGGACATGCGCGAGGTCCGCCCCACCGCAGCCACCCAGCGACTCGTCACTCATTGGCCGGGTGCTCGGCAGCGGCTGCCCGACTCGCTGTGCCAGCACCTGCCGGGCGTGCCGATGGAAGAAGTGCTGCAGCGCATGTCCACCCAGACCGCCAAACGTACCCGGCGCAAGCTCCGTCGGAACGCTTCCGAGGGAGTCGTCGTACGGCACACCCCGCCCGAGGAGATGCCGCGCGCCATCGCCGACATGTTGCGCCTGCACGAGCTGCAGTGGCGCGGCCGCGGAGCCACACCCGAGCATCTGCGCGAACGGTTTGCAGGGCACCTGACCCGTGCCGCCACGACCATGGCGGCAGCCGACCGTGTCGCGGTGCACGAGTTCCTGCTGGACGGCGAACTGATCGCGTGTCACCTCACCGTACTCAGCCCCAGCTTGATCGGCCTCTACCTGTACGGCGTCCACCCGAAGGCGCGCGAACGCCTCGACATCTCCGGCATGCTCCTGGGTGAGTGCGCGGCTCTTGCGACACAGACCGGACGAACAGAAGTCAACCTGCTCCGCGGTACCGAACCGTACAAACAGCGGTGGCGCCCCAGCAAGACCCGCAACGATCGCCTGCTCCTCGGCGGCACAGCTGCGATCGCTGTCTACGGCAGCGCGGTCCGGCTACGCGCTGCCGCGCTGCGGCACGCCCGCGCCCACCTGCCGTGGCTGGCAGAGGTCCGCTCCCAGCTACGCAATCTCCGCGCACCGCGCCGAACCTGA
- the murJ gene encoding murein biosynthesis integral membrane protein MurJ, producing the protein MTLSPVSRDAAAPEPDPVPDAAPPPPAASGHPSRTLARAFGITAVLSVAGSLLGLARDLVLARYFGAGRETDAFLVAWSVPETAAPLLIDSAMPLLMLPAFSAALASRRSPVGPDPHPALPHDPQSVTAAGPVDPVPALVLATLPRLCLLLTLLSSVTWLGAPSVVALLAPGLHDPALAVTCTRFTATTVFFFGLAGYLSAGLRAHQHFTAPAAVYTAYNTGILITVVLTHGSLGIRAAALGVAVGSLLMVVTVLPAFHRRCCRLTSLKRRPGADRSLAAVTLSLQALVPVVAFALTRQSQVYIERYLGSGLPSGTISHLNYAEKVAQMPMAIAVMISTITLPLIARAMAEGDTERARDQVEKDLVLVSAITLAATAFLVACAPQILALLFQHGAFDAADTSASAAVMRIFSLGLLGQALVGATARPFFSARPMARFADSTPAGGQGTNLSGWIPTAAMGLGLAVTAAVSLLTAPRYGAPGLAAGNAVGITLTAALLLGGLRARGIPVTLTRVAARLSRLCAAAACATGAALCAAHFAGPDPLPVVLLVGSVTVVVFGTTAWLFGVHELRAPLLALAGRRGKA; encoded by the coding sequence ATGACACTCTCCCCGGTGTCACGCGACGCGGCAGCGCCCGAACCCGACCCTGTACCCGACGCGGCGCCCCCGCCCCCGGCTGCTTCGGGGCACCCCTCCCGGACTCTCGCCCGCGCCTTCGGCATCACCGCCGTCCTGAGCGTGGCCGGTTCCTTGCTCGGACTTGCTCGCGATCTGGTGCTGGCCCGGTATTTCGGCGCGGGCCGGGAAACCGACGCTTTCCTGGTCGCCTGGAGTGTGCCGGAGACGGCGGCACCGCTGCTGATCGACAGTGCCATGCCTCTCCTGATGCTGCCCGCCTTCAGCGCCGCGCTCGCCTCGCGGCGCTCTCCGGTAGGCCCGGATCCTCATCCGGCGCTCCCCCACGACCCGCAATCCGTCACGGCCGCAGGCCCTGTGGACCCCGTCCCTGCCCTGGTCCTGGCAACCCTGCCACGCCTGTGCCTGCTCCTGACCTTGCTGTCCTCGGTCACCTGGCTCGGTGCCCCCTCCGTGGTTGCGCTGCTCGCCCCGGGCCTCCACGATCCGGCTCTCGCCGTCACGTGCACCCGGTTCACCGCAACGACCGTGTTCTTCTTCGGTCTCGCCGGGTACCTCTCGGCCGGCCTACGCGCCCACCAGCACTTCACCGCCCCCGCCGCTGTCTACACCGCTTACAACACCGGCATCCTGATCACGGTGGTCCTGACCCACGGCAGCCTCGGTATTCGCGCTGCGGCCCTCGGGGTGGCCGTCGGCAGCCTCCTCATGGTCGTGACCGTCCTGCCCGCGTTCCATCGACGCTGCTGCCGGTTGACATCCCTCAAACGGCGCCCCGGTGCCGACCGGTCCCTTGCGGCGGTCACGCTGAGCCTCCAGGCACTGGTACCGGTGGTGGCGTTCGCCCTCACCCGCCAGTCCCAGGTCTACATCGAGCGCTACCTGGGCTCCGGCCTACCCTCGGGCACCATCTCGCACCTCAACTATGCGGAGAAGGTCGCCCAGATGCCCATGGCGATCGCGGTGATGATCAGTACGATCACGCTCCCCCTGATCGCCCGGGCCATGGCCGAGGGCGACACCGAGCGCGCACGGGACCAGGTCGAGAAGGACCTCGTTCTGGTGAGCGCGATCACGCTGGCCGCAACCGCCTTTCTGGTCGCCTGCGCCCCGCAGATCCTGGCCCTCCTCTTCCAGCACGGTGCCTTCGACGCGGCCGACACCTCCGCCAGCGCGGCAGTGATGCGGATCTTCAGCCTCGGCCTCCTCGGCCAGGCCCTGGTCGGGGCAACGGCCCGCCCGTTCTTCTCGGCCCGCCCCATGGCCCGCTTCGCCGACAGCACCCCGGCCGGGGGCCAGGGCACGAACCTCAGCGGATGGATCCCGACGGCAGCGATGGGACTCGGACTCGCCGTCACGGCCGCCGTCAGCCTGCTCACCGCGCCCAGGTACGGGGCACCCGGCCTCGCCGCAGGCAACGCAGTAGGGATCACCTTGACGGCCGCGCTGCTGCTCGGCGGTCTCAGGGCCCGGGGCATCCCGGTCACGCTGACCCGCGTCGCCGCTCGGCTGAGCCGCCTGTGCGCCGCAGCTGCGTGCGCAACAGGCGCGGCACTCTGCGCCGCCCACTTCGCCGGGCCTGACCCCCTCCCCGTCGTCCTGCTCGTCGGCTCAGTGACGGTAGTGGTCTTCGGAACCACGGCGTGGTTGTTCGGCGTCCACGAGCTCCGCGCCCCGTTGCTTGCGCTCGCCGGCCGGCGGGGAAAGGCCTGA
- a CDS encoding SRPBCC family protein — protein sequence MTTIRESIDVNVPVRSAYNQWTQFESFPQFMDGVKRVDQLGSALTHWVTRFAVLSREFDAEIVEQRPDECVVWRSLDGPRQAGTVTFRPLDVDRCWVALRVDFEPKGVAERAGDVLGVVRRRVQGDLERFKEFVEGRERETGAWRGTIHGGHVRPRAAQPRPRVPTWPCG from the coding sequence GTGACCACCATCAGGGAGTCGATCGACGTCAACGTCCCGGTCCGCAGCGCCTACAACCAATGGACCCAGTTCGAGAGCTTTCCCCAGTTCATGGACGGGGTGAAGCGTGTCGATCAGCTGGGATCGGCACTGACCCACTGGGTGACGAGATTCGCCGTGCTCAGCCGCGAGTTCGATGCGGAGATCGTCGAGCAGCGCCCGGACGAGTGCGTGGTCTGGCGGAGTCTGGACGGGCCTCGTCAGGCGGGCACGGTGACATTCCGGCCTCTGGACGTGGATCGCTGCTGGGTCGCCCTGCGGGTGGACTTCGAGCCGAAGGGTGTCGCGGAGCGGGCCGGTGACGTGCTCGGCGTCGTCCGCCGCCGGGTCCAGGGCGACCTGGAGCGGTTCAAGGAGTTCGTCGAGGGGCGGGAACGGGAGACCGGGGCCTGGCGCGGCACCATTCACGGCGGGCACGTCCGTCCCCGCGCAGCTCAACCGCGCCCGCGGGTCCCGACCTGGCCCTGCGGTTGA
- a CDS encoding FdhF/YdeP family oxidoreductase: MQKPPIEEQTEEGLTVTPPKSWAAGVPAVRHALAYSLEQTSVRRTALTLLNLNQAAGMDCPGCAWPEPGPDQRHRNEYCENGAKHINDEATSRRITADFFRQHSVSELGRRSDHWLNQQGRLTEPMVKRPGSDHYEPISWHDALGLLAEELGRLDSPDEALFYTSGRVSNEAAFLLQLFARAFGTNNLPDCSNMCHESSGAALNETLGIGKGSVSLQDIHHADLVLVVGQNPGSNHPRMLSALEETKRNGGRIVAVNPLPEAGLLRFKNPQKPGGLIGRGTRIADQFLQIRLGGDLALFQALNLLLLEAEEAAPGTVLDHDFIETSTSGFTEFAEHVRSLSWQDVLTSTGLSRAETEELRDRVLASDRIIVCWAMGLTQQKHGVATIREIVNFLLLRGNIGKAGAGVCPVRGHSNVQGDRTMGIWERMPQVFLDALEREFAFTPPAKHGWDTVQSIKAMLEGRAKVFLGVAGNFARATPDSQVTEKAMRQCRLTAHVSTKLNRSHTVCGETALILPTLGRSDRDIQVGGEQFVTVEDSMSTVHASRGRLEPTSGKLLSEVAILCRLARRTLGESPPIPWEQFEEDYGTIRDRIARVVPGFEDFNARVATPGGFRLPNPVNDGVFHTPTGKALFTRNRFEMLHAPEGHLLLQTLRSHDQWNTIPYAMDDRYRGIHGGRRIVLVNPLDLDALGLSAGDQVDLVGVWHDGLERRAERLRVVSYPTARGCAAAYYPETNVLVPLDSVADTSNTPTSKGIVVRLERSVR; this comes from the coding sequence TTGCAGAAGCCGCCGATCGAAGAGCAGACCGAGGAAGGCCTGACCGTCACCCCGCCCAAGTCGTGGGCGGCCGGTGTGCCGGCCGTGCGGCATGCGCTCGCGTACTCGCTTGAGCAGACGTCGGTCCGGCGGACCGCGCTGACGTTGCTGAACCTCAATCAGGCGGCGGGTATGGACTGCCCGGGCTGCGCCTGGCCGGAGCCGGGCCCGGACCAACGGCACAGGAACGAGTACTGCGAGAACGGCGCCAAGCACATCAACGACGAGGCGACCTCACGCCGGATCACCGCCGACTTCTTCCGGCAGCACTCCGTCTCCGAGCTCGGCCGGAGGTCCGACCATTGGCTCAACCAGCAGGGCCGGCTCACCGAACCGATGGTCAAACGGCCCGGCTCGGATCACTACGAACCGATCAGCTGGCACGACGCGCTCGGTCTGCTCGCCGAGGAGCTGGGCCGGCTGGACTCCCCCGACGAGGCCCTGTTCTACACCTCGGGCCGGGTCAGCAACGAGGCGGCGTTCCTCCTTCAGCTCTTCGCCCGGGCGTTCGGCACCAACAACCTGCCCGACTGCAGCAACATGTGCCACGAGTCCAGCGGCGCCGCGCTGAACGAGACGCTGGGCATCGGCAAGGGCAGCGTGAGCCTGCAGGACATCCACCACGCCGACCTGGTTCTCGTCGTCGGCCAGAACCCTGGCAGCAACCACCCGCGGATGCTCTCCGCACTGGAGGAGACCAAGCGGAACGGCGGCCGCATCGTCGCCGTGAACCCGCTGCCCGAGGCCGGGCTTCTGCGGTTCAAGAACCCGCAGAAGCCCGGCGGCCTGATCGGCCGGGGTACTCGGATCGCCGATCAGTTCCTGCAGATCCGCCTCGGCGGTGACCTCGCCCTGTTCCAGGCGCTGAACCTGTTGCTGCTGGAGGCCGAAGAGGCCGCCCCGGGAACCGTCCTCGACCACGACTTCATCGAGACCTCGACCAGCGGATTCACCGAGTTCGCCGAGCACGTCCGCAGCCTGTCCTGGCAGGACGTGCTCACCTCGACCGGGCTGTCTCGCGCCGAGACCGAGGAACTGCGCGATCGGGTCCTGGCGAGCGACCGGATCATCGTCTGCTGGGCGATGGGGCTGACCCAGCAGAAGCACGGGGTCGCCACCATCCGTGAGATCGTCAACTTCCTCCTGCTGCGCGGGAACATCGGGAAGGCCGGGGCGGGTGTGTGCCCCGTGCGCGGCCACAGCAACGTGCAGGGCGACCGCACCATGGGCATCTGGGAGCGGATGCCGCAGGTGTTCCTGGACGCGCTGGAGCGCGAGTTCGCCTTCACCCCGCCCGCGAAACACGGCTGGGACACCGTGCAGTCCATCAAGGCCATGCTCGAGGGCCGCGCCAAGGTCTTCCTCGGCGTCGCGGGCAACTTCGCCAGGGCCACGCCCGACAGCCAGGTCACCGAGAAGGCGATGCGGCAGTGCCGGCTCACCGCACACGTCTCGACCAAGCTGAACCGCTCCCACACGGTCTGCGGTGAGACCGCGCTGATCCTGCCCACGCTGGGACGGAGCGACAGGGACATCCAGGTCGGCGGCGAGCAGTTCGTCACCGTCGAGGACTCGATGAGTACGGTGCATGCCTCCCGCGGGCGACTTGAGCCGACGTCCGGGAAGCTGCTCAGCGAGGTGGCGATCCTGTGCCGGCTGGCACGCCGGACCCTCGGCGAGAGCCCGCCCATCCCGTGGGAGCAGTTCGAGGAGGACTACGGAACGATCCGGGACCGGATCGCCCGCGTGGTCCCGGGGTTCGAGGACTTCAACGCACGAGTGGCCACGCCGGGCGGGTTCCGGCTTCCGAACCCGGTCAACGACGGGGTGTTCCACACCCCGACCGGCAAGGCGCTCTTCACCCGCAACAGGTTCGAGATGCTGCACGCGCCCGAGGGGCACCTCCTGCTGCAGACCCTGCGCTCCCACGACCAGTGGAACACCATCCCGTACGCCATGGACGACCGCTACCGCGGAATCCACGGCGGGCGCCGGATCGTGCTCGTGAACCCCCTCGACCTGGACGCGCTCGGGCTGTCCGCGGGCGACCAGGTGGACCTGGTGGGAGTCTGGCACGACGGGCTGGAGCGCCGTGCGGAGAGACTCCGTGTGGTCTCCTACCCGACCGCGCGCGGCTGTGCTGCCGCGTACTACCCCGAGACCAATGTCCTGGTGCCGCTGGACAGCGTGGCCGACACCAGCAACACGCCGACGTCGAAGGGCATCGTGGTCCGGCTTGAACGCTCGGTGCGCTAG